Below is a window of Triticum aestivum cultivar Chinese Spring unplaced genomic scaffold, IWGSC CS RefSeq v2.1 scaffold157427, whole genome shotgun sequence DNA.
GCTTGCCCTTGACCATCTCCTTAGCTTTCTGACTACCCATTTTGGAATAGTCCATGGAGTGGATCACTTTTCCATCAAATGCTTCCGGGCCTTTTCCAGGAGGCAATTTAGGTATGTTGGGAACATTGCTGAACCTTCCAATACAAAGAATCACAAAGTCTGCCGTGTGTACCTGGAGGAAGGAAATGAAAGTTTACGAACAATCCCGTATGTGAAATTTTTTAACTAGGAGCGAAATTTCTAGCAGTGCTAGTTCTTTAGTCTTTACCTGCACCTGACCCTGGGCGTCGGCCACCGTGAGGCGCCACTTGCCGTTGCCAGAGCCAAATGCGTCAGCGCAGCCAGCCCACTCGTCccacgccgccacctcctcctcggcgaCACCGACGTACTCCATCCCGGCAACGCGGTGCCCGAATCGGATGCATTCGAGCACCCCGAAGCGGCGCGCGTAGGCATTGAGGTAGGCGGCGACCTGGCGGTTGTTCGGGAACTCCTCCCGAAC
It encodes the following:
- the LOC123178944 gene encoding putative flavin-containing monooxygenase 2, which translates into the protein MKWVTRASRVEEMRVRRAPQERCFAAHPERYFRKRWMIGSKAEDERRCSVGLCAALLLLNNSVGLLPHAIVVREEFPNNRQVAAYLNAYARRFGVLECIRFGHRVAGMEYVGVAEEEVAAWDEWAGCADAFGSGNGKWRLTVADAQGQVQVHTADFVILCIGRFSNVPNIPKLPPGKGPEAFDGKVIHSMDYSKMGSQKAKEMVK